The proteins below are encoded in one region of Parvicella tangerina:
- the groL gene encoding chaperonin GroEL (60 kDa chaperone family; promotes refolding of misfolded polypeptides especially under stressful conditions; forms two stacked rings of heptamers to form a barrel-shaped 14mer; ends can be capped by GroES; misfolded proteins enter the barrel where they are refolded when GroES binds), with the protein MAKEIVFDIDARDRMKKGVDALANAVKATLGPKGRNVVIDKKFGAPHVTKDGVTVAKEIELKDAVENMGAQMVKEVAAKTADIAGDGTTTATVLAQAIISGGLKNVAAGANPMDIKRGIDKAVDAIVEELQKLSQEVGSDSEKIKQVASISANNDEAIGALIAEAMKVVGNDGVITVEEAKGTETEVKTVEGMQFDRGYLSPYFVTDTEKMIAELDNPYILIHDKKISNLQELLPVLEPVAQSGRPFLIIAEDVDSNALAALVVNRLKAGLKVAAVKAPGFGDRRKAMLEDIAILTGGTVISEERGFKLENTTMDMLGTCEKVEIDKDNTTVINGSGNKEDITARTNQIKAQIESTTSDYDREKLQERLAKLAGGVAVLYVGAASEVEMKEKKDRVDDALAATRAAVEEGIIPGGGVAYIRASEALDAITGENEDEKTGIAIIKRAVEEPLRQIIENAGGEGAVIVQKIKEGKDDYGYNARTEVFENLYAAGVIDPTKVSRIALQNASSVAAMMLTTECVIADEPEEEGAGMPMGGGMPGGMPGMM; encoded by the coding sequence ATGGCTAAAGAAATAGTATTTGATATTGATGCAAGAGACCGAATGAAAAAAGGAGTTGATGCTCTTGCCAATGCAGTGAAGGCAACACTTGGACCAAAAGGTAGAAATGTTGTAATCGATAAGAAATTTGGAGCACCTCACGTAACTAAAGATGGTGTAACGGTAGCTAAGGAGATCGAATTGAAAGACGCTGTTGAGAACATGGGAGCTCAAATGGTAAAAGAAGTTGCGGCTAAAACAGCGGATATTGCGGGTGATGGTACAACTACTGCTACCGTTTTAGCTCAGGCAATCATTAGTGGTGGTTTGAAGAACGTGGCTGCTGGTGCCAACCCAATGGATATCAAAAGAGGAATCGATAAAGCAGTTGATGCAATTGTTGAAGAACTGCAAAAGCTTTCTCAAGAAGTGGGTAGTGATAGTGAGAAGATCAAACAAGTAGCCTCGATTTCTGCTAATAATGACGAGGCGATCGGTGCGTTGATTGCAGAGGCAATGAAAGTAGTTGGTAATGATGGTGTGATTACAGTAGAAGAAGCAAAGGGAACAGAAACAGAAGTGAAAACAGTGGAGGGAATGCAGTTTGACAGAGGTTATCTTTCTCCTTACTTCGTAACGGATACGGAGAAAATGATCGCTGAATTGGATAACCCGTATATTTTGATTCACGATAAGAAGATTTCTAATTTACAAGAGCTACTTCCAGTTTTAGAACCTGTTGCTCAATCAGGAAGACCATTTTTGATCATTGCTGAAGATGTGGATAGTAATGCGTTGGCTGCATTGGTTGTAAATAGACTGAAGGCTGGATTAAAAGTGGCAGCGGTTAAAGCGCCTGGCTTTGGAGATCGAAGAAAAGCAATGTTAGAAGATATTGCGATCCTTACTGGAGGTACCGTTATTTCTGAAGAAAGAGGGTTTAAATTGGAGAATACCACAATGGATATGTTAGGTACATGTGAAAAAGTGGAGATCGACAAGGACAACACTACCGTAATCAACGGATCTGGAAACAAGGAGGATATCACAGCTAGAACTAATCAGATCAAAGCGCAGATTGAATCTACCACTTCTGATTACGATAGAGAGAAGCTTCAAGAAAGATTAGCAAAACTTGCTGGTGGAGTAGCAGTACTATATGTTGGTGCGGCAAGTGAAGTGGAGATGAAAGAGAAGAAAGACCGAGTGGATGATGCTTTGGCTGCTACAAGAGCTGCAGTTGAAGAAGGAATAATCCCTGGAGGTGGTGTTGCGTATATCCGAGCTTCTGAAGCTTTAGATGCGATCACAGGTGAGAATGAGGATGAAAAAACCGGAATTGCGATCATCAAAAGAGCAGTTGAGGAGCCACTTAGACAAATCATCGAAAATGCTGGTGGTGAAGGTGCCGTAATTGTACAGAAGATCAAGGAAGGGAAAGATGACTATGGCTACAATGCAAGAACTGAAGTTTTTGAGAACTTGTATGCAGCTGGAGTTATCGATCCAACCAAGGTTTCTAGAATTGCACTTCAAAATGCTTCTTCAGTAGCAGCAATGATGTTAACTACTGAGTGTGTAATTGCTGATGAACCAGAAGAAGAAGGTGCAGGAATGCCTATGGGTGGCGGAATGCCAGGTGGAATGCCAGGTATGATGTAA
- a CDS encoding co-chaperone GroES — MSVNVKPLADRVLVEPAAAEEKTVGGIIIPDTAKEKPKKGKIIAVGNGKADEPMTVKVGDEVLYGQYSGTEIKIEGNDYLIMRESDIFAIVG, encoded by the coding sequence ATGAGCGTGAATGTAAAACCTTTGGCAGACAGAGTTCTTGTGGAGCCTGCTGCTGCAGAAGAGAAGACAGTTGGAGGAATTATCATTCCAGACACTGCAAAAGAAAAGCCTAAAAAAGGGAAGATTATTGCTGTGGGTAATGGAAAGGCTGATGAACCAATGACGGTGAAGGTAGGAGATGAGGTGCTTTACGGACAATATAGCGGCACTGAAATTAAAATCGAAGGTAATGATTACCTGATCATGCGAGAAAGTGACATTTTCGCGATCGTAGGATAA
- the secG gene encoding preprotein translocase subunit SecG — translation MSFLGILAIIAGVLLILVVLVQNSKGGGLDQSNSMVSQIGNVAQSTDTVEKITWYLAGAIGAICLIAALWGNPSTGGGGAEAESLDGGAPTTNTNTQLPQ, via the coding sequence ATGTCATTTTTAGGAATATTAGCAATTATTGCAGGAGTTTTATTGATCTTGGTGGTACTTGTTCAGAATTCGAAAGGAGGAGGACTAGACCAAAGTAACAGTATGGTGAGTCAAATCGGAAACGTGGCTCAGTCTACAGATACCGTTGAGAAAATTACGTGGTATTTAGCTGGTGCGATTGGAGCAATTTGTTTAATAGCTGCCTTATGGGGTAATCCTTCTACTGGTGGAGGTGGAGCAGAAGCGGAATCGCTTGACGGTGGTGCTCCTACAACCAACACCAATACGCAACTTCCTCAATAA
- a CDS encoding tetratricopeptide repeat protein, whose protein sequence is MAIFVIVTTEQLNIFLNDPAAITQEARVMIKEYRDKYPYSPLFAALYAKVLHNVKDLQYDEALRDAAIVMPDRSVLYQLIYKEPLQEKIGVVQASTMEPESIEVERDETPKKEDSAEVVEIDTETKDNPEELERDILIEAINTSIQLDVDQLLEEEVSDKIEDWKEEANTEVKPEVTQDKVPTKFSDWLFAMKDAAEATELPKTEKANPLHSSSELIDRFIRTKPRKIDITREPVTPQEMGKMSLVEDDAFVTETLAEIYAKQGKYEKAIKIYEQLSLNNPEKKVFFASRIRFLREKLAYDK, encoded by the coding sequence TTGGCTATCTTTGTCATAGTGACAACTGAACAGTTAAATATTTTCTTGAATGATCCCGCGGCCATTACCCAGGAAGCTAGGGTTATGATCAAAGAGTATCGGGATAAATATCCTTATTCTCCTTTGTTTGCCGCCTTGTATGCAAAGGTGCTTCATAACGTGAAAGACTTGCAATACGATGAAGCGTTGCGAGATGCTGCGATAGTAATGCCAGACAGAAGTGTGCTTTACCAGTTGATCTACAAAGAGCCGCTTCAGGAAAAGATCGGTGTAGTTCAAGCAAGTACAATGGAGCCTGAGTCAATTGAGGTTGAACGAGACGAAACTCCGAAAAAAGAAGATTCTGCAGAAGTTGTCGAGATTGATACAGAGACAAAAGATAACCCTGAGGAACTTGAGCGAGATATCTTGATTGAGGCAATTAATACGTCAATCCAATTAGACGTTGATCAATTGCTTGAAGAAGAAGTGTCTGATAAAATAGAGGATTGGAAAGAAGAAGCGAATACAGAGGTAAAGCCTGAGGTTACTCAGGATAAAGTGCCAACCAAATTCAGTGATTGGCTTTTTGCCATGAAGGATGCTGCCGAAGCCACAGAGCTGCCCAAGACTGAAAAAGCAAATCCATTGCACTCTTCATCTGAGTTAATTGACCGTTTCATAAGAACAAAACCAAGGAAGATTGATATTACCAGAGAACCTGTAACTCCTCAGGAAATGGGAAAGATGAGTTTGGTGGAAGACGATGCTTTTGTTACCGAAACCCTTGCTGAGATTTACGCAAAACAAGGGAAGTATGAAAAGGCGATTAAAATTTATGAGCAGTTGAGTTTGAATAATCCAGAAAAAAAGGTTTTCTTTGCAAGCCGTATTCGATTTTTGCGGGAAAAACTAGCTTACGACAAATAA
- a CDS encoding HD domain-containing protein, translating to MATKYKKKIFNDPIYGFISTPYESILKVIDHPYFQRLRRIKQLGLTHMVYPGALHTRFHHAMGCTHLMKQAIETLRSNGHEITEEEAEGVILAILLHDIGHGPFSHALEHSIVKGMHHEDLSEVFMHELNKEFDGMLDTAIAIFKNEYPKHFLHQLVSSQLDMDRLDYLKRDSFYTGVSEGVVSNQRIIKMLDIVNDELVIVDKGIYSIEKFIVARRLMYWQVYLHKTVISAEFMLVRVLERAKELAKKEIELFCSPALRFFLYQNVGKEDFQREEVIKAFASLDDYDILGAIKVWMDHSDQILSTLSTMIINRQLLKVKVSKHPFTDVELLSEKEKFMDRTGMTLAETDYFVFADHMENNAYNPSSDTINILFKNGKVMDISEASDNLNIQALTQTVRKYYLCYPAH from the coding sequence ATGGCTACAAAATATAAAAAGAAGATTTTTAACGATCCCATTTACGGGTTTATCTCTACTCCTTATGAGAGTATTTTAAAGGTGATTGATCACCCCTACTTTCAGCGCTTAAGGAGAATTAAGCAGCTTGGACTTACCCACATGGTCTACCCTGGTGCTCTACATACCCGTTTTCATCATGCCATGGGATGCACCCATTTGATGAAGCAAGCTATTGAGACACTTCGTTCGAACGGTCATGAAATTACGGAGGAAGAGGCTGAAGGTGTTATCCTAGCAATTCTTTTGCACGACATTGGACATGGACCCTTCTCACACGCATTGGAGCATAGTATTGTTAAGGGAATGCATCACGAAGATTTATCTGAAGTATTCATGCATGAACTCAACAAAGAATTTGACGGAATGCTCGATACGGCAATTGCGATTTTTAAAAATGAATACCCTAAACATTTTTTACATCAGCTTGTTTCCAGTCAGCTAGATATGGATCGGCTGGACTATTTGAAAAGAGATAGCTTTTACACTGGGGTTTCGGAAGGGGTAGTGAGTAATCAGCGCATCATCAAAATGTTAGACATTGTCAACGATGAATTGGTTATCGTGGACAAAGGAATCTATTCTATTGAGAAATTCATTGTAGCGAGGCGATTAATGTACTGGCAGGTTTATTTGCATAAAACGGTAATAAGTGCCGAATTTATGTTGGTTCGTGTACTTGAAAGAGCGAAGGAGCTAGCAAAAAAGGAAATAGAGCTATTTTGCAGTCCTGCACTACGATTTTTCCTTTATCAAAATGTTGGAAAAGAAGATTTTCAGAGGGAGGAAGTGATTAAAGCTTTTGCTTCTCTCGATGATTATGACATACTAGGCGCTATTAAAGTATGGATGGATCATTCTGACCAGATTTTATCTACGCTCTCAACCATGATCATCAATCGTCAGTTGCTCAAAGTGAAGGTATCTAAGCATCCTTTTACTGATGTTGAACTACTTTCTGAAAAAGAAAAGTTTATGGATCGTACAGGGATGACGTTAGCGGAGACGGACTATTTCGTCTTTGCAGACCATATGGAGAATAATGCCTATAATCCTTCATCCGACACCATTAATATTTTGTTTAAGAACGGAAAGGTAATGGACATCTCAGAGGCTTCAGACAATCTGAATATTCAAGCTTTAACACAAACCGTAAGAAAATATTACTTGTGCTATCCGGCACACTAA
- the proC gene encoding pyrroline-5-carboxylate reductase gives MTKIGIIGAGNLGRSLARGLVRFGNFKPDQLLVTRRNVQKLDVLKKEGFRATESISELVNNSEIIFIAVLPQQVNDVLEEIKPSLREDQLIISLVTGIKIAEISSRLNNHKQVVRAMPNTAIAIGESMTCLSFNETSSTRKEEVKSLFNHLGQSIVIQEEQMTSATALCACGTAFFLRAIRAAMQGGTEIDFHADEALLMAAQTAKGAAMLLLENGSHPEDEIDRVTSPKGCTIAGLNNMEHSGFSSAFIKGITTSANMAKELY, from the coding sequence ATGACAAAAATTGGAATCATTGGAGCAGGAAACTTAGGACGATCACTGGCTCGTGGTCTAGTTAGATTTGGCAACTTTAAACCTGATCAACTGCTTGTTACGAGACGTAATGTTCAAAAATTAGATGTACTGAAGAAAGAAGGTTTTCGTGCTACCGAGTCCATTTCGGAACTTGTAAACAACAGTGAAATTATTTTTATCGCAGTTCTTCCTCAACAAGTCAATGATGTTCTTGAGGAGATTAAACCCTCTCTTCGTGAAGATCAATTGATCATCTCTCTAGTCACCGGAATAAAAATAGCTGAGATCAGTTCAAGGCTGAATAATCATAAACAGGTTGTTCGAGCCATGCCTAATACGGCAATTGCCATTGGTGAATCCATGACTTGTCTTAGCTTTAATGAAACCAGTTCAACTAGAAAGGAAGAAGTAAAATCCTTATTCAATCACCTTGGGCAGTCAATTGTCATTCAAGAAGAGCAAATGACTTCTGCAACTGCATTATGTGCTTGTGGCACGGCTTTCTTTCTAAGAGCTATCCGTGCAGCAATGCAGGGTGGTACAGAGATTGATTTTCACGCAGACGAAGCATTACTAATGGCTGCTCAAACCGCAAAAGGGGCTGCCATGTTGTTACTCGAAAACGGTTCTCATCCCGAAGATGAAATTGACCGGGTAACCTCTCCCAAAGGATGCACAATTGCTGGTTTGAACAATATGGAACACAGTGGTTTCAGTTCAGCTTTTATCAAGGGGATCACTACATCTGCTAACATGGCTAAAGAACTGTATTGA
- the lipB gene encoding lipoyl(octanoyl) transferase LipB, whose translation MSARLVEFIDLGLSDYKKTWDYQTTLFDESISIKIANRKEENPDKHQVTKNYLIFCEHPHVYTLGKSGSEANLLVNETILKQQDAEYYKINRGGDITYHGPGQLVAYPIFDLETYFFTDIHKYMRALEEAVILTIGEYGLKGERVDGLTGVWLAGGTVDARKICAMGVKSSRWVTMHGLALNVDTDMSYFNNIVPCGIEDKSVTSLSKELGRKVPMDEVKEKLKVNLANVFDYDYYEE comes from the coding sequence ATGAGTGCCCGGTTAGTAGAGTTTATTGATCTTGGACTAAGTGATTATAAGAAAACTTGGGACTATCAGACAACATTGTTTGATGAGAGTATTTCCATCAAGATAGCTAATCGAAAAGAGGAAAACCCAGATAAGCATCAAGTCACAAAGAACTACCTAATTTTTTGTGAGCACCCACATGTCTACACCCTCGGAAAGAGTGGTAGCGAAGCCAATTTATTGGTCAACGAAACAATTTTAAAGCAGCAGGATGCGGAGTATTATAAGATCAATAGAGGTGGGGATATTACCTACCATGGCCCTGGGCAGTTGGTAGCCTATCCTATATTTGACTTAGAGACCTATTTTTTTACGGATATCCACAAGTATATGAGAGCCCTTGAGGAGGCCGTGATACTAACTATTGGAGAGTATGGGCTGAAGGGCGAAAGAGTAGATGGCTTAACAGGAGTTTGGTTAGCTGGTGGAACAGTAGATGCAAGAAAGATTTGTGCGATGGGAGTGAAAAGTAGCCGCTGGGTAACGATGCACGGATTGGCTTTGAATGTCGATACAGATATGAGCTACTTCAATAATATTGTTCCATGCGGGATTGAGGATAAGTCAGTTACATCATTATCCAAGGAGCTTGGAAGAAAAGTGCCCATGGATGAGGTTAAAGAGAAATTAAAAGTTAACTTAGCGAATGTCTTTGATTACGACTACTATGAAGAATGA
- a CDS encoding bifunctional phosphoglucose/phosphomannose isomerase, with protein sequence MNMKELVENFIKQLEEAIEIGENANLTSCDKEISNIVITGLGGSGIGGRIVAQLIEEQCKVPVVINNTYDIPSFVGSNSLVIASSFSGNTEETLMALEQAIERKAEIAIITSGGKILDLAKQRGYNHIVLPQGDSPRAMLTYSLTQQFYLLANYGIINTNFKNEIEQSILLLTESLEKIKQEAKEVAGKLFGKTPVLYSEAKYEGVTIRFRQQLNENSKVLCWHHALPEMNHNELVGWAGGKDEYAVVMFRNEDDFYRTKKRMDITKEVIEKYTDTFIEVHSKGSSRIQRSLYLILFGDWVSVYLSELREVDSKEVNIISHLKGELAKI encoded by the coding sequence ATGAATATGAAAGAGTTGGTTGAAAACTTTATTAAACAACTAGAAGAAGCGATCGAAATTGGTGAGAACGCAAATCTTACCTCCTGTGACAAAGAGATTTCAAATATTGTGATTACTGGTCTTGGCGGATCAGGGATTGGTGGGAGAATTGTAGCACAATTGATTGAGGAACAATGCAAGGTTCCAGTAGTCATAAACAACACTTATGATATCCCCAGTTTTGTAGGAAGTAATTCATTAGTCATAGCAAGTAGTTTCTCAGGCAATACAGAAGAAACATTGATGGCGTTGGAACAGGCAATTGAAAGGAAAGCTGAGATTGCGATAATTACATCTGGGGGCAAAATACTTGATTTAGCCAAACAAAGAGGTTATAACCACATTGTCCTCCCACAGGGAGATTCTCCTAGAGCTATGTTGACCTATTCGCTGACCCAACAATTCTATCTGTTGGCTAATTACGGTATCATTAATACGAATTTCAAGAATGAAATTGAGCAGTCTATTCTTTTATTGACTGAAAGTTTGGAAAAGATCAAGCAGGAGGCAAAAGAGGTAGCAGGAAAGCTGTTTGGTAAAACACCTGTGCTTTATTCAGAGGCGAAATATGAAGGAGTTACCATCAGATTCAGACAACAATTGAATGAGAACTCAAAGGTGCTTTGTTGGCATCATGCATTGCCAGAAATGAATCACAATGAGTTAGTTGGATGGGCTGGAGGTAAGGATGAGTATGCTGTGGTGATGTTCAGAAATGAAGATGATTTTTACAGAACAAAAAAAAGAATGGACATTACTAAGGAGGTAATCGAGAAATACACGGATACCTTTATTGAAGTTCATTCGAAAGGATCTTCAAGAATCCAGCGTTCTTTGTATTTGATCCTCTTTGGTGATTGGGTTTCTGTGTATTTGTCTGAACTTAGAGAAGTTGACTCGAAGGAAGTGAACATTATTTCGCATCTAAAAGGTGAGCTGGCAAAAATATGA
- the moaCB gene encoding bifunctional molybdenum cofactor biosynthesis protein MoaC/MoaB has product MIDITHKITTLREATAQAIVSVSKQETIEAIHQNKVPKGNIFEMSKAAGLLAVKKTPELLPDCHPMPIEGTKVEYEVNGLNININVTVKTIYKTGVEVEAMHGASVVALNIYDMLKPIDKGIEIGNIKLLQKKGGKSDYTNQQHSDINAQVIVCSDTVSKELKEDKAGEAILEKLATHHVKNASKQVIPDEPEQIRSIVEKAKTDGVNLLIFTGGTGLSSRDVTPETLAPLFDKEVPGIAEAIRAYGQDRMPYAFLSRSVAGTIGGMLVITLPGSTNGAKESMDALFPHVLHAFKVLRGERHD; this is encoded by the coding sequence ATGATTGATATTACACACAAAATCACAACATTAAGGGAAGCAACGGCTCAGGCGATTGTGAGTGTTTCCAAGCAAGAAACAATAGAAGCTATTCACCAGAACAAAGTACCCAAAGGAAATATTTTTGAAATGTCAAAAGCTGCTGGCCTGCTAGCTGTAAAGAAGACACCAGAGCTTTTACCAGACTGTCACCCTATGCCTATTGAAGGCACAAAGGTTGAATACGAAGTGAATGGATTGAATATTAACATCAACGTAACGGTTAAAACGATTTATAAAACTGGAGTGGAGGTTGAAGCTATGCACGGTGCTAGTGTAGTTGCGCTTAACATCTATGACATGTTAAAACCTATTGACAAAGGGATTGAGATCGGCAATATTAAACTTCTTCAAAAGAAAGGGGGTAAAAGTGATTATACAAATCAACAGCATAGCGACATCAATGCTCAAGTCATTGTTTGCTCTGACACTGTTTCAAAGGAGCTCAAAGAAGATAAAGCTGGAGAAGCAATTCTAGAAAAGCTAGCTACACATCATGTTAAAAATGCATCTAAGCAGGTCATACCTGATGAGCCAGAGCAAATTCGAAGCATTGTAGAAAAAGCAAAAACGGATGGCGTAAACCTTTTAATTTTTACTGGTGGAACAGGTTTGTCGAGTAGGGATGTAACACCCGAAACATTAGCACCTTTATTTGACAAAGAAGTTCCTGGTATTGCAGAAGCCATCAGAGCTTACGGTCAGGATAGAATGCCTTATGCGTTTCTTTCCCGATCTGTAGCTGGTACGATTGGTGGCATGTTAGTGATTACACTACCAGGTTCTACAAATGGGGCAAAAGAATCCATGGACGCCCTATTTCCACATGTTTTGCATGCCTTTAAGGTATTGAGAGGTGAACGACATGATTAA
- a CDS encoding ribonucleoside-diphosphate reductase subunit alpha: MYVIKRDGRKEAVKFDKITARIQKLCYGLNPLVTPEKVAMRVIEGLYDGVTTIELDNLAAEVAATMTITHPDYALLASRIAVSNLHKNTTKSFTETMQKLYEYTDPKTGAPAPLIADDVWEVIQKHSDVLDSTIIFDRDFRYDYFGFKTLERSYLLKTEGKITERPQHMIMRVAVGIHMDDIESVIETYHYMSEGWFTHATPTLFNSGTPKPQMSSCFLLTTKEDSISGIYDTLKQCAQISQSAGGIGLSIHDIRATGSYIKGTNGTSNGIVPMLRVFNDTARYVDQGGGKRKGSFAIYMEPWHADVFDFLDLKKNTGKEENRARDLFYAMWTPDLFMKRVEANEDWTLMCPNECPGLSDTYGEEFEKLYTKYEAEGKGRKTIKAQDLWFKILESQIETGTPYMLYKDAANSKSNQKNLGTIKSSNLCTEIMEYTAPDEVAVCNLASIALPKFVKDGQFDHEKLFQVAYRVTKNLDKVIDRNYYPVPEARNSNMRHRPIGIGVQGLADAFILMRYPFDSPEAKALNKEVFETIYYAAVTASKDLAIENGAYETWEGSPISQGEFQFDMWGVTPTDRWEWDVLREEVKEHGVRNSLLLAPMPTASTAQILGNNECFEPYTSNVYTRRVLSGEFIIVNKHLLRDLVKLGLWNDTLKNKLMAANGSVQNIDEIPDNIKELYKTAWEISQKTIIEMAADRGAYIDQSQSLNIFMENANFAKLTSMHFYGWKQGLKTGMYYLRTKAATDAIKFTLDKSSMEQPKAKTEEERQAEIACSLDDPDNCEMCSG; encoded by the coding sequence ATGTATGTAATAAAAAGAGACGGCAGAAAGGAAGCAGTGAAGTTTGACAAGATCACTGCTCGGATACAAAAATTATGTTACGGACTAAACCCATTAGTTACCCCAGAAAAGGTGGCTATGAGAGTTATCGAAGGTCTGTATGATGGTGTAACCACTATTGAACTGGATAACCTTGCCGCAGAGGTCGCTGCAACAATGACCATAACACACCCTGATTATGCCTTATTAGCATCTAGAATTGCCGTTTCTAACTTACATAAGAATACTACTAAGTCGTTTACTGAAACGATGCAGAAGTTATACGAGTACACTGATCCAAAAACTGGAGCTCCAGCACCTTTGATTGCAGATGATGTTTGGGAAGTGATCCAAAAGCATTCAGATGTATTGGATTCAACAATTATTTTTGATAGAGATTTCAGGTACGATTATTTCGGGTTTAAGACACTGGAAAGATCTTACCTACTTAAGACTGAAGGTAAAATCACAGAGAGACCTCAGCACATGATCATGCGTGTAGCTGTGGGTATCCACATGGATGATATCGAATCGGTGATTGAGACCTATCACTACATGAGTGAAGGATGGTTTACACATGCAACACCAACCTTGTTTAACTCGGGTACACCAAAACCACAAATGTCTTCTTGTTTCTTGTTGACAACAAAAGAAGACAGTATCTCAGGAATATACGATACACTAAAGCAGTGTGCGCAAATTTCTCAGTCAGCTGGTGGAATCGGGCTATCTATTCATGATATTCGAGCAACTGGCTCTTATATTAAAGGAACGAATGGCACTTCAAATGGTATTGTACCAATGCTAAGAGTGTTTAATGACACTGCAAGGTACGTAGATCAAGGTGGAGGGAAGAGAAAAGGATCATTTGCGATCTATATGGAGCCTTGGCATGCGGATGTTTTCGATTTCTTGGATCTTAAGAAGAATACAGGTAAGGAAGAAAATAGAGCAAGAGATTTGTTTTATGCTATGTGGACACCAGATTTGTTCATGAAACGTGTGGAGGCAAATGAAGACTGGACGTTGATGTGTCCTAATGAATGTCCTGGACTGTCTGACACCTATGGTGAGGAATTCGAAAAGCTGTATACAAAGTATGAAGCTGAAGGGAAGGGAAGAAAAACCATCAAGGCACAAGACCTTTGGTTTAAGATTTTAGAATCTCAGATCGAAACGGGTACTCCTTACATGCTTTACAAAGATGCGGCTAATAGCAAATCCAATCAGAAGAACCTCGGTACAATCAAGTCTTCGAACCTTTGTACAGAGATCATGGAGTACACAGCTCCTGACGAAGTAGCGGTTTGTAACTTGGCGTCAATTGCACTTCCTAAGTTTGTTAAGGATGGACAATTTGACCATGAAAAATTATTCCAGGTAGCTTACAGAGTTACGAAGAACTTAGATAAAGTAATTGATAGAAACTATTACCCAGTTCCTGAGGCTAGAAATTCAAACATGAGACACCGTCCAATTGGAATCGGAGTTCAAGGTTTGGCTGATGCTTTTATTTTAATGAGATATCCGTTTGATTCTCCAGAGGCAAAAGCATTAAACAAAGAAGTTTTCGAAACGATCTATTATGCTGCGGTTACTGCTTCTAAAGATCTTGCAATTGAGAATGGAGCTTATGAAACCTGGGAAGGATCACCTATTTCACAAGGAGAATTCCAGTTTGATATGTGGGGAGTAACCCCTACAGACAGATGGGAGTGGGATGTGTTGAGAGAAGAAGTGAAAGAGCACGGAGTAAGAAACTCATTATTACTGGCTCCTATGCCAACTGCTTCAACTGCACAAATACTTGGTAACAACGAGTGCTTTGAGCCGTATACTTCAAATGTTTACACGCGAAGAGTACTTTCAGGAGAGTTCATCATTGTGAACAAGCATTTACTTAGAGATTTAGTGAAGTTAGGATTGTGGAATGATACATTGAAGAACAAACTGATGGCAGCGAACGGTTCTGTTCAAAATATTGATGAAATTCCAGATAACATCAAAGAGTTGTACAAAACAGCTTGGGAGATCTCTCAGAAGACGATCATAGAAATGGCAGCTGATAGAGGGGCTTATATAGATCAGTCTCAATCACTGAATATCTTCATGGAAAATGCGAATTTTGCGAAGTTGACATCAATGCATTTCTATGGATGGAAACAAGGGTTGAAAACAGGAATGTACTACTTGAGAACAAAAGCAGCTACTGATGCGATCAAGTTTACCTTAGATAAGTCATCAATGGAGCAACCAAAAGCTAAGACAGAAGAGGAAAGACAAGCAGAGATCGCCTGCTCATTAGACGATCCAGACAACTGTGAAATGTGCAGCGGTTAA